In the Chroococcidiopsis sp. SAG 2025 genome, one interval contains:
- a CDS encoding BON domain-containing protein, with amino-acid sequence MKRLFPLLLGGFIALGAFGCEAGVEKTSTEAPNSANQTGEVADTETAKQNQEDATDEIRRKQLDADIRAREQRNNITGGDAQRADADLESEVRSKLEANLPASQLAVEAEDGAVKVSGTVPTQEQLDRIEPLAREIKGVQQVSVNAQVAPAQQKPES; translated from the coding sequence ATGAAAAGATTGTTTCCGTTATTACTAGGTGGCTTTATTGCCCTTGGTGCATTTGGGTGTGAAGCGGGTGTAGAGAAAACCAGTACCGAAGCTCCTAATTCAGCCAACCAAACTGGCGAAGTAGCAGACACCGAAACTGCTAAGCAGAATCAAGAGGATGCCACTGATGAAATTCGCAGAAAGCAGTTAGATGCTGATATTAGAGCTAGAGAGCAGCGCAACAACATTACTGGTGGAGATGCTCAAAGAGCTGACGCAGATTTAGAAAGCGAAGTTCGCAGCAAGTTGGAGGCAAATTTACCCGCAAGTCAATTAGCAGTTGAAGCTGAAGACGGAGCCGTGAAAGTTTCAGGTACAGTACCGACTCAAGAGCAACTCGATCGCATTGAGCCATTGGCGAGGGAGATTAAAGGGGTACAGCAAGTGAGCGTTAATGCCCAAGTTGCCCCAGCACAGCAAAAACCAGAAAGCTAA
- the petL gene encoding cytochrome b6-f complex subunit PetL: protein MLGVIAYIGFLGIFFALAVGLLFGLRAAKII, encoded by the coding sequence ATGTTGGGAGTTATTGCTTACATCGGCTTTTTAGGTATATTCTTCGCCCTGGCTGTGGGTTTATTATTCGGTCTGCGGGCTGCCAAGATCATCTAA
- the aroB gene encoding 3-dehydroquinate synthase, with protein MHVIDVNIPQQAYKIAIAAPGLDRLGEWMGELNLGKKVLLVSNPAIFKQYGERAIASLQAAGFDATSCILPAGEQYKTLTSVQKIYNAALEKRLERSSTLVALGGGVIGDMTGFAAATWLRGVNFVQVPTSLLAMVDAAIGGKTGVNHPQGKNLIGAFHQPRLVLIDPQVLQTLPAREFRAGMAEVIKYGVIWDAELFAQMEQSKRLDQMRYLGADLLQNILNRSCQAKADVVSKDEKEAGLRAILNYGHTIGHAVESLTGYRVVNHGEAVAIGMVAAAQIAVALGMLSSEDASRQDALIQKAGLPTQLPTGIDIEAIIDALQTDKKVKDGRVRFILPTQIGAVEISDKVSADTVRQVLQKMVTDTGEVTS; from the coding sequence ATGCATGTAATTGACGTAAATATACCTCAGCAGGCTTATAAAATCGCGATCGCAGCGCCAGGATTGGATCGTCTAGGTGAGTGGATGGGCGAACTCAACTTGGGGAAAAAGGTTTTGCTGGTTTCTAACCCAGCGATTTTTAAACAATATGGAGAAAGGGCGATCGCTTCTTTGCAAGCGGCTGGTTTTGATGCCACTAGCTGTATCCTCCCAGCTGGAGAACAATATAAAACCCTTACCTCAGTTCAAAAGATTTATAACGCAGCCCTAGAAAAGCGCTTAGAACGGTCTTCAACCTTGGTAGCTTTAGGTGGTGGTGTGATTGGCGATATGACGGGTTTTGCCGCTGCTACGTGGCTGCGAGGAGTTAATTTCGTTCAAGTTCCTACTTCTCTGCTAGCAATGGTAGATGCAGCCATTGGCGGGAAAACTGGCGTGAATCACCCCCAAGGCAAAAATTTGATTGGGGCATTTCATCAACCAAGATTGGTTCTCATCGATCCGCAAGTCCTGCAAACTCTTCCCGCGAGAGAGTTTCGCGCGGGAATGGCAGAGGTAATCAAATATGGTGTGATTTGGGATGCAGAGCTATTTGCCCAGATGGAACAGAGTAAGCGCCTAGATCAAATGCGCTACTTGGGTGCAGATTTACTCCAAAATATTCTCAACCGTTCTTGTCAAGCAAAAGCTGATGTGGTGAGCAAGGATGAAAAAGAAGCAGGACTGCGGGCAATTCTTAATTACGGTCATACTATCGGTCATGCTGTAGAAAGTTTGACTGGTTATCGTGTCGTCAATCACGGCGAAGCCGTAGCGATAGGAATGGTAGCCGCCGCTCAAATTGCTGTAGCACTAGGAATGCTTTCCTCAGAAGATGCTAGCCGTCAAGATGCATTGATTCAGAAGGCTGGTTTGCCTACACAGTTGCCAACAGGGATAGATATTGAAGCAATTATAGATGCTTTGCAAACTGACAAAAAAGTCAAAGACGGAAGAGTAAGGTTTATTTTACCGACTCAAATTGGTGCGGTTGAGATTAGCGATAAAGTATCGGCAGATACAGTGCGTCAAGTATTGCAAAAAATGGTAACAGATACTGGGGAAGTCACAAGTTAA
- a CDS encoding M23 family metallopeptidase, with amino-acid sequence MAQANPNGTSQTTTCPPAALSRLIRHSVKPGDTLDSIARQYNLIPATLIGMNPILQSRNLPNGKLPVGSKIVIPPYNGIKVNATPGETWQQLAERYQVRSDVLFEANGCQPVAKEVFVPGVNWSPQPPTNTAKGILTEYPLPKAATVALAYGWQLNASTGKVFFHSGLDLEAAIGTPVRAVGTGTVAFAGEQGAYGNLVVINHQEGKQSRYAQLRDLKVKAGQTVKSGQVIGAVGTTGSPTSTQPHLHFEIRYASDLGWVAEDPTAYLKVAKR; translated from the coding sequence ATGGCTCAAGCCAATCCGAACGGCACTAGTCAGACGACAACTTGTCCCCCAGCTGCTTTATCTCGCCTAATTCGCCATTCAGTCAAACCAGGCGATACTTTAGACAGCATAGCTCGACAATACAATCTTATTCCAGCTACTTTGATCGGAATGAATCCCATTTTGCAAAGTCGTAATCTACCAAATGGAAAGTTGCCAGTTGGCAGTAAGATAGTCATTCCTCCCTATAACGGCATCAAAGTCAATGCCACGCCAGGAGAAACATGGCAGCAGCTAGCCGAAAGGTATCAAGTTCGTTCTGATGTCTTGTTTGAAGCCAACGGCTGTCAACCAGTTGCCAAAGAGGTTTTCGTTCCTGGGGTGAATTGGTCGCCCCAACCGCCTACTAATACTGCCAAAGGGATTCTAACAGAGTATCCTTTGCCAAAAGCAGCGACAGTAGCTTTGGCTTATGGCTGGCAGTTGAATGCTAGTACGGGAAAAGTTTTCTTTCACAGTGGTTTAGACTTAGAAGCCGCCATTGGAACCCCTGTGAGAGCAGTAGGCACGGGAACAGTAGCGTTTGCTGGCGAACAAGGGGCTTATGGCAATTTAGTCGTCATTAACCACCAAGAGGGTAAACAAAGCCGTTACGCTCAACTGAGAGATCTAAAAGTTAAAGCTGGTCAAACTGTAAAATCGGGGCAGGTAATAGGGGCGGTAGGGACTACAGGTAGTCCTACATCTACCCAACCTCACCTACATTTTGAAATTCGCTACGCTTCCGATTTGGGATGGGTAGCAGAAGATCCGACAGCGTATTTAAAGGTAGCAAAACGGTAA